One genomic window of Punica granatum isolate Tunisia-2019 chromosome 1, ASM765513v2, whole genome shotgun sequence includes the following:
- the LOC116202504 gene encoding beta-carotene 3-hydroxylase, chloroplastic-like produces the protein MAAATALTLCFTRKAFIRLKPASMPLPGRLPLKATFRSNSGRRKSPRRICMAMEERVVEDEARPVEFVDEKVHPRAVEISSRVAERSARKEAERFNYLVAAIMSSLGISSLAVMSVYYRFSWQMEGGDVPIVEMFGTFALSIGAAVGMEFWARWAHRALWHASLWHMHESHHRPRDGPFELNDVFAIINAVPAIALLSYGFFNKGLVPGLCFGAGLGITVFGMAYMFVHDGLVHRRFPVGPIADVPYLRRVAAAHQLHHSDKFDGVPYGLFLGPKELEEVGGTEELDKEIRRRIKASERSINRSR, from the exons ATGGCCGCTGCAACCGCGTTAACACTTTGTTTCACTAGGAAGGCCTTCATTCGTCTCAAGCCTGCCTCCATGCCGCTCCCGGGTCGTCTGCCTCTTAAGGCAACTTTTAGGAGCAATTCTGGTCGGAGGAAGAGCCCCCGAAGAATATGCATGGCGATGGAGGAGAGAGTAGTTGAAGATGAAGCTCGTCCCGTCGAGTTTGTGGATGAAAAGGTTCATCCTCGGGCAGTCGAAATCTCATCGAGGGTGGCAGAGAGATCAGCGAGGAAAGAGGCAGAGAGGTTTAATTACCTGGTCGCCGCGATCATGTCCAGCCTCGGGATAAGCTCTCTGGCCGTTATGTCCGTTTATTACAGATTCTCCTGGCAGATGGAG GGAGGAGATGTTCCAATTGTTGAGATGTTCGGGACTTTCGCGCTCTCTATCGGAGCTGCA GTAGGGATGGAGTTCTGGGCGAGGTGGGCTCACAGGGCACTTTGGCACGCTTCTCTTTGGCACATGCACGAG TCTCACCATCGACCAAGGGATGGGCCGTTCGAGTTGAACGATGTGTTTGCGATAATAAATGCGGTCCCTGCGATTGCTCTGCTCTCCTATGGGTTCTTCAACAAGGGCCTGGTCCCCGGCCTCTGTTTCGGAGCC GGTCTAGGAATTACAGTGTTTGGGATGGCCTACATGTTCGTGCACGATGGCCTGGTCCACCGACGGTTTCCGGTCGGACCAATTGCCGACGTTCCCTACTTGAGAAGAGTAGCCGCGGCTCACCAG CTACATCACTCTGATAAATTCGACGGTGTGCCTTATGGATTATTCTTGGGACCAAAG GAGCTAGAAGAGGTCGGTGGCACAGAAGAACTGGATAAGGAGATCCGAAGAAGGATTAAGGCGTCCGAGCGGTCCATCAATCGATCCCGATAA